The Meiothermus sp. CFH 77666 region AGGTGGCCCTGGCTTTCTATGATTATCTGGGCCGCGACCCCGAGATGCACGAAATTTTGTGGAGTGTGCCGGGCCGGGTTGAACGGCTGTACCGTTCGTTTGCGGTCTGGTATCGGGAGCTTTTTTCCGGGCAGTACGATGGTGCGTATGCCCGTCGCCGTATTCAGATTGGATTGGTGCATGCGCGGGTGGGGGTGCGCCCTGGGCACTTCATTCCCGCTGTGGGCATCGTGCAGGAGCTGACCCTCGAGCACCTCCGCAATGCGCTGCGGGGGGCTGATATCCTGGCGGCCATCACGGCCTTTGAAAAAATCATGGCCATTGAAATCGCCCTCATGCAAGAAAGCTACTTCAGTGCGCTGTGGGAAGGGCTCAAACTGACCCAGAACGAGCAAGAGGCGCTTAAGGAAGGGGCGCAGGTGCTACTCGAGCAGGCTCGTTGAACACAAAGCCGCTGGTTCAGGGGGGGTGGTTTTCCCGTAAGATTGAGGCGTGGTTCGCGCTATTCTGTTCGATCTCGACGAAACCCTCATCCTCGATCACCCGGTCTCGCTCCACGCCTTGCGAAGCTGCGCCTTTTATGCGGCTTCCTGGTACAGTCTGGACATTCCCCGCCTGATTCAGACTGCCGAACAGACGTCGGTGCGCCTGTGGAAATCCTCGCCGGTATTTGATTACACCCAGCGCATCGGTCATAGTGCGGGGGAGGGGCTCTGGGCCCGCTACGAAGTGCAGACCCACCCCGCCCTGAAAACCCTCCACGACTGGGCCCCAGCCTTTCGGGTAGCTGTCTGGAATGAATCGCTGGCCGAACAGGACATACACGACGACGCTCTCAGCGAAGCCCTGGCCCACCGCTACCTGAGCGAGCGGCGACTGTACCCACGCTATCCCGAAGTAGATGCGCTGCTTAAGGCCCTCACCGGCTACAAATTGGGCATTGTGACCAACGGGGTGCCCGACCTGCAGCGAGAGAAGCTCGAGGGCTCCCTTCTGCAAGACCGCTTTCAGGCCATTGTGGTCTCGGGTGAGCTGGACATCGGCAAGCCCCAGCCGGGCATTTTTGAGCACATCTGCCAGGAGCTCGAGGTAGATCCTGCAGCTTGCGTGATGGTGGGGGACAACCCCGAACGCGATATTGCAGGGGCGGCCAATGCGGGCATGAAATCGGTCTGGGTGGAGCGCGGCTTCAAGCCCAAAGACCCCCAACATAAGGCCGACCTCGAGGTGACCAACCTGCTACAGATGCTCCCCTGGCTGGAGGCGCAATGACGTATCCCGAAGCCTATCGGCACTCCTCCCACCACCGCTCGGAGGTTTTGCAGAGTGAACTGTGCGGCTGCTTCTACTGCCTGCGTATTTTTCCCCCCGGCGAAATCGAAGAGTGGGTGGACGAAGGCCAGACCGCGCTGTGCCCCTACTGCGGCATGGATGCTGTGCTGGGCTCGGCTTCGGGTATACATCTGAGCGAAGATTTCCTGAGCCAGATGCGGGAGCGCTATTTCTAGTGACTTTGATATCCCGCCAACCTGCTCGAGAGACCCCTAACGCAGCGCCTTCAAGGCCAGCTTGATGAGTTCCTGGGTACTGGCCTCGGGGTTTTTCTGGGCAATTTCGGCCACCACACTGCGCACCTGACCCTCGCGGAAACCCAGCGTGACCAGGGCCAGCTCGGCCTCCTGGGTATGGGTACTGCGAACGATGGCGCCCCCTTCGCCCATCAGGTGGGCCGGTACCTTGCCGCGCAGCTCGAGGGCAATCCGCTCGGCCAGCTTCTTGCCCACGCCCTGGGCCGCCGTGAGCAAGCGCAAATCGCCCTCGGCCAGCGCCCTGGCCAGCAGGGCTGGGGTTTGCGAGGAGAGCAGGTTGAGGGCCACCCTGGGCCCCACCCCCGAGACCGTGAGCAGTAGCTCAAATAGCTCCAGACTGCGTTCGTCGGCGAAGCCAAAGAGCGAGAGGTCGTCCTCGCGGACGACGAGCTTGGTGTGCAGGGTGGCTTCCTGCCCTTCGCTGAGCTGGGCTAGCGTGGAGGCCGGGCAACTGGCCTCCAGACCCACACCCCCTACCAGCAACACGGCGCTGCTCTGGGACTTTTTGAGTACCGTTCCTCTGAGGTAGCGAACCACGCCGATAGTCTACTTTCCCTGAAACCGGGCGGGGCGTTTTTCGTAGAAGGCCTGTACACCCTCCTGGTGGTCCTCGGTGCGGCCCGCTACCTCTTGTAGCAATGCCTCGTACTCGAGCATCTCTTCCAGGGTGGCGCTGGCGCTGCGCCGCAGGGCCCGCTTAATCAGGCCGTAGGTCTTGGTGGGCCCCTGGGCAAGCTCGAGGGCCAGCTTCCCAACCTCCTCCGAGAAGGTCTCGCTGGCCATGACCCGGTTCACCAGGCCCAGGGCCAGGGCTTCCTCGGCCTTCAGGCGGGGCGAGAGCACCGATAGCTCGAAGGCTTTTGCATAACCCAATATTCGGGGCAGGTGGTAGTTCATCCCGGCGTCGGGAATGAGCCCAATTTTGCTGAAGCCGGTGGTGAATACGGCGTCGGTGGCAGCCACCCGCAGGTCGCAGGCCAGCGCCAGCGATAGCCCGGCCCCCGCAGCGGCGCCGTGGATGGCCGCCAGCACGGGTTTTTCCAGGTTGGCCAGCCCCTCCACCACCGACTGGTAGTTGCGCAGGTGGGCCTTGTAGGATATGCGCTGGCCCTCGAACTCGCGCAAATCCTGACCCGAGCAAAAGCCGCGGCCCGCGCCTCGCAGTACCACCACCCGCACCTCGGGTGCGGGGGCTTCTTTGGCCAGCACCTTGCCGAGCTCCCGCAGCATCTCGGTGGTGAGGGCGTTGATGGCCTCGGGGCGGTTCAGCGTGAGGGTCAGGATGCCCTCGTGCAACTCTTTTAGCAAGACGCTCATGCGACCTCCAAAGGGGCTTTCTTGGTATCCATTACTGTCCCTTCCATACCGGTTTGCGTTTCTCCACAAAAGCCGTGGTGCCCTCGTGTTTATCTTCGCTGCCAAAGGCAATCAGGAAGTTGCTGCGCTCGAGGCCCAGTCCGTTTTCCAGGCTCATATCCTGTGCCCGGTTCACCGCATCTTTGGCCAGTCGTGCGGCCAGGGGTGCCCGGCTGGCGATGGTCTGGGCCAGCTCGAGGGCCTCCTCCAGATAGAGCTCTACCGGAACCACCCTGTTCACCAGCCCATGCTGCAAGGCCTCCCAGGCCGAGAGCACCCGTCCGGCCAGAATGACCTCCATGGCCAGGTACTTGCCGACCTGCCGGGTGAGGCGCTGGGTGCCGCCGCCGCCGGGAATGATGCCCAGGTTAATCTCGGGCTGGGCAAACCGGGCGGTATCGGAAGCTACAATCAGGTCGCAGATCATGGCCAGTTCGCAGCCCCCACCGTAGGCGAACCCCGAAACCGCCGCAATCAGGGGTTTGCGAACCTTGCGCAGGGTCTCGTACTGGTCGGCCCGGAGCCCCCGCATCAGGTCGCTCAGGCTGGTCTGCTGAAACTCGGCGATGTCGGCCCCGGCGGCAAAGGCCCGCTCGTTGCCGGTGATGACCATAGCGCCGATGGCTTCGTCCTGCTCGAAGGCCCCTATGGCCTGGGCCAGTTCGCGCAGGGTCGCGGTGTTGAGGGCGTTGAGTTGTTTGGGCCGGTTGAGCTTCACCAACCCTACACGCCCGTGGGTTTCGACCAGAATGTTCTTGTACATAAGGCTCCTATGGTTGTTTTATACCAACATTTAGACGCAAAGCCACCTTGCAGTTCAGAAACGGGAGTAGGAGGTAGATAGTGGGCTTCCAACAACTGTTCCCTAGCCCCTAACCCCCGATCCCTATCTCACCGCTAAACAGCATGCAAAGTGTCCAGGTGAAGATGCCATAACCCCTATTCCCCGTCTCATCATTCCAATGGTTTACAAAGTGTTCAGGCAAAGATGGTATTACTTGAGCCGCTCTGCTGGAAACCGCTCGTTTTCCCAGACGTCAATAAAGGCGGTACCTGCGGCCAGCCTGGCGCTGTGGGGCACGCCACCGGGAATGTGGTAATAATCGCCTTTGCGAAAGACCTTTCGCTCGCCGCCAATGAGGAACTCTACCTCACCCTCCAGCACCACGCCCCACTGTCCGTCGTGGGCGTGCTCGGGGACATAGGTTTCCTCCTGCACCTGGGCAAACCCCACCTGCCCCTTGTGCCCCGAGAGCACCGCCATATCCATACCAGGCCAGATTTCCACCTGTTTGAAGGCTTTGAACCACTCTGGAAAGACGCTCATATTTTTGACCTCGGTCTAAAGCTTATCGCTTAGGCCAAGCTCCCCACAACCGCCCGGTTTTGCTTTGGGCATCGGCTATCTGCTATTGGCTATCGGATGCAGGCATGTTAGCATTCTGTGCTAGTTATGGCGCTGATTGTCCAGAAATATGGTGGAACCAGTGTGGGCGACCTCGAGCGCATCCACAAGGTAGCCCAGCGCATCCATCACTACCTCGAGAAGGGGCACCAAATTGCGGTGGTGGTCTCGGCCATGGGCCGCATGACCGACGAGCTGATTGCCCTGGCCAAGCGGGTCAACAAACGCCCGCCCCAGCGGGAGCTGGACATGCTAACCACCATTGGCGAGCAGCAGTCGGTGGCGTTGCTCTCGATGCAACTCAACGCCATGGGCATCCCGGCGCGGGGGTTTACCCAGCACCAGATCGGCATTACCACCGATGGGCGCTTTGGCGATGCCCGCATTCTGCGGGTGGAGCCCACCCTCATCCAGCAGTCGCTGGATAGAGGAGAGGTGGCGGTGGTGGCGGGCTTCATGGGCACTACCCCCGAGGGCGAACTCACCACTTTGGGGCGGGGCGGCTCCGACACCACGGCGGTTGCCCTGGCCGCCGCCCTGGGGGCTCAGGAGTGCGAGATTTTTACCGATACCGAAGGGGTCTACACCACCGACCCCCACGCCATTCCCGAGGCCCAGAAGCTCAGCAAAATCGGCTACGACCAGATGCTCGAGATGGCCGCGTTGGGGGCGCGGGTGCTGCACCCTCGGGCGGTTTACTACGGCAAGCGATACGGGGTGAAAATCCACGTGCGCAGCAGTTTTTCCTATAACCCTGGCACCTTAGTGACGGAGGATGGTATGGAACTCGATCGCCCTGTGACGGGGGTGGCCCTCGACGACGAAATCGCCCAGATTGGCCTGGTAGGCATTCCTGACCGGCCCGGCATCGCAGCCCAGGTTTTTGAAGCGCTGGCCCGCAAAGGGGTGGCGGTAGACATGATTATTCAGGGGGTTCCCGGTCACGAGGCCAGCCGTACCCAGATGGCCTTCACGGTTAACCAGGACTTTGCCGAGGAGGCCATGGAGGCCCTCGAGCCCGTTCTGGCCGAAATTGGCGGCGAGGCCCAGCTCCGCCGCGACATCTGCAAAATCTCCATCGTGGGGGTGGCCCTGGCCTCCACCCCCGGTATTCCGGCCCGCATGTTCCAGGCGCTCTCGAGCGTGGGCGCCAACATAGACATGATTGCCACCAGCGAGGTGCGGATTTCCGCCATTATTCCCTTGCAGTCGGCGGAGGCCGCCCTGCGGGCTGTGCACAGCGCTTTTGAGCTGGACAAGCCGGTAGTAGGCTAGCGAAGCCATCCCAGGGCGCAGCAAGGAGCCGTATGAGCGAATCCCAAGGCTATTCGGGCAAGCAGTACCTGACCTGGCAGGACATCACCAACCTGGTTTCCAGGCTGCTG contains the following coding sequences:
- a CDS encoding enoyl-CoA hydratase-related protein encodes the protein MYKNILVETHGRVGLVKLNRPKQLNALNTATLRELAQAIGAFEQDEAIGAMVITGNERAFAAGADIAEFQQTSLSDLMRGLRADQYETLRKVRKPLIAAVSGFAYGGGCELAMICDLIVASDTARFAQPEINLGIIPGGGGTQRLTRQVGKYLAMEVILAGRVLSAWEALQHGLVNRVVPVELYLEEALELAQTIASRAPLAARLAKDAVNRAQDMSLENGLGLERSNFLIAFGSEDKHEGTTAFVEKRKPVWKGQ
- a CDS encoding aspartate kinase: MALIVQKYGGTSVGDLERIHKVAQRIHHYLEKGHQIAVVVSAMGRMTDELIALAKRVNKRPPQRELDMLTTIGEQQSVALLSMQLNAMGIPARGFTQHQIGITTDGRFGDARILRVEPTLIQQSLDRGEVAVVAGFMGTTPEGELTTLGRGGSDTTAVALAAALGAQECEIFTDTEGVYTTDPHAIPEAQKLSKIGYDQMLEMAALGARVLHPRAVYYGKRYGVKIHVRSSFSYNPGTLVTEDGMELDRPVTGVALDDEIAQIGLVGIPDRPGIAAQVFEALARKGVAVDMIIQGVPGHEASRTQMAFTVNQDFAEEAMEALEPVLAEIGGEAQLRRDICKISIVGVALASTPGIPARMFQALSSVGANIDMIATSEVRISAIIPLQSAEAALRAVHSAFELDKPVVG
- a CDS encoding cupin domain-containing protein, producing the protein MSVFPEWFKAFKQVEIWPGMDMAVLSGHKGQVGFAQVQEETYVPEHAHDGQWGVVLEGEVEFLIGGERKVFRKGDYYHIPGGVPHSARLAAGTAFIDVWENERFPAERLK
- a CDS encoding protoglobin domain-containing protein, yielding MKAEELLQTLVRRTGLTQQHIHTLRSLEPIAGPLAPEVALAFYDYLGRDPEMHEILWSVPGRVERLYRSFAVWYRELFSGQYDGAYARRRIQIGLVHARVGVRPGHFIPAVGIVQELTLEHLRNALRGADILAAITAFEKIMAIEIALMQESYFSALWEGLKLTQNEQEALKEGAQVLLEQAR
- a CDS encoding enoyl-CoA hydratase-related protein, with the translated sequence MSVLLKELHEGILTLTLNRPEAINALTTEMLRELGKVLAKEAPAPEVRVVVLRGAGRGFCSGQDLREFEGQRISYKAHLRNYQSVVEGLANLEKPVLAAIHGAAAGAGLSLALACDLRVAATDAVFTTGFSKIGLIPDAGMNYHLPRILGYAKAFELSVLSPRLKAEEALALGLVNRVMASETFSEEVGKLALELAQGPTKTYGLIKRALRRSASATLEEMLEYEALLQEVAGRTEDHQEGVQAFYEKRPARFQGK
- a CDS encoding cytoplasmic protein; translation: MTYPEAYRHSSHHRSEVLQSELCGCFYCLRIFPPGEIEEWVDEGQTALCPYCGMDAVLGSASGIHLSEDFLSQMRERYF
- the ruvA gene encoding Holliday junction branch migration protein RuvA, with product MVRYLRGTVLKKSQSSAVLLVGGVGLEASCPASTLAQLSEGQEATLHTKLVVREDDLSLFGFADERSLELFELLLTVSGVGPRVALNLLSSQTPALLARALAEGDLRLLTAAQGVGKKLAERIALELRGKVPAHLMGEGGAIVRSTHTQEAELALVTLGFREGQVRSVVAEIAQKNPEASTQELIKLALKALR
- a CDS encoding HAD family hydrolase; translation: MVRAILFDLDETLILDHPVSLHALRSCAFYAASWYSLDIPRLIQTAEQTSVRLWKSSPVFDYTQRIGHSAGEGLWARYEVQTHPALKTLHDWAPAFRVAVWNESLAEQDIHDDALSEALAHRYLSERRLYPRYPEVDALLKALTGYKLGIVTNGVPDLQREKLEGSLLQDRFQAIVVSGELDIGKPQPGIFEHICQELEVDPAACVMVGDNPERDIAGAANAGMKSVWVERGFKPKDPQHKADLEVTNLLQMLPWLEAQ